A DNA window from Candidatus Binatus sp. contains the following coding sequences:
- the cofE gene encoding coenzyme F420-0:L-glutamate ligase produces the protein MRTISLTAVEGIPMIKAGDDLAALIADGLQQTGLKLEHGDILVVCQKVVSKAEGRVLDLKEIEPSDFAKNLAARWEKDPRAVEVVLRQTNRIVRNDHGVIIVETGPGWVCANAGVDESNSLEDDRAILLPEDPDASARGLRDELRKRFGVTVAVLITDTFGRPWRDGLTEVCLGIAGMNPMLDLRGTNDLGGRELHHTVVAIADDIACAAGLLMEKAGATPAVVVRGYQYEPYEGSAKVLIRPPEADLFR, from the coding sequence ATGCGCACGATAAGCCTCACCGCGGTCGAAGGAATCCCGATGATCAAAGCCGGCGACGATCTCGCCGCGTTGATTGCCGACGGATTGCAGCAGACCGGTCTCAAGCTCGAGCACGGCGATATCCTTGTCGTGTGCCAGAAGGTAGTCTCGAAGGCAGAGGGCCGCGTGTTGGATCTGAAAGAGATCGAGCCGTCTGACTTCGCGAAAAACCTGGCGGCGCGATGGGAAAAAGATCCGCGCGCGGTCGAGGTCGTGCTGCGGCAGACCAATCGAATCGTGCGCAACGATCACGGCGTCATTATCGTCGAGACGGGGCCCGGATGGGTCTGCGCGAACGCCGGCGTGGACGAATCGAACAGCCTCGAGGACGATCGCGCGATCCTGCTGCCCGAAGATCCTGACGCGTCGGCGCGCGGTCTCCGCGACGAATTACGCAAACGCTTCGGCGTCACTGTAGCCGTGCTGATCACCGATACGTTCGGCCGTCCATGGCGCGACGGACTCACCGAAGTATGTCTTGGAATCGCGGGGATGAATCCGATGCTCGATCTGCGCGGCACCAACGATCTCGGCGGACGCGAACTTCATCATACGGTGGTCGCAATCGCCGATGACATCGCGTGCGCGGCCGGACTGCTAATGGAAAAAGCCGGCGCGACGCCCGCCGTCGTGGTGCGCGGCTATCAATACGAACCGTACGAAGGCAGCGCGAAAGTGTTGATTCGGCCGCCCGAAGCCGATTTATTCCGCTGA
- the cofH gene encoding 5-amino-6-(D-ribitylamino)uracil--L-tyrosine 4-hydroxyphenyl transferase CofH: MNLEYWRNYVDEIEATPLETLLGKASAPIRATLERSRAKKELTPEEGLGLYTAVGDDLRAMIKCADLARAEDVGDEVTYVVNRNINFTNICFVGCQFCGFKRQRWESDAYDHSDEKIIEKMADAVARGATEVCMQGGINPDMPPFKYRDLLVAMKGAFPEIHIHAFSPMEIMYGAKRVRMDYPEYIAMLRDHGLGSIPGTAAEILDDGVREILSHKKVDVAAWVEIITTAHSLGVPTTSTVMYGHVESPLHVVNHLDLLRTIQKETHGFTEFVPLRFIHQNTVLFRKGLVSPVERGQLDFQMYAFSRLFLRGQIDNLQTSWVKCGIDLAALTLKAGCNDFSGTLMEESITAQAGGDSGEFIPVDVFEDKAREMGRVAVERTTLYQKLYGKKAPNGARPIASPPLAADHHASGGSGCS, encoded by the coding sequence GTGAATCTGGAATATTGGCGCAATTACGTCGACGAGATCGAAGCCACTCCACTGGAGACGCTGCTCGGCAAAGCGTCCGCGCCGATTCGCGCAACGTTGGAGCGATCGCGTGCGAAAAAGGAACTGACACCGGAGGAAGGCCTCGGGCTCTACACCGCGGTCGGCGACGATCTCCGCGCGATGATCAAATGCGCTGACCTCGCGCGGGCCGAAGATGTCGGTGACGAAGTTACGTACGTCGTAAATCGCAATATCAACTTTACGAACATCTGTTTCGTGGGATGCCAGTTCTGCGGCTTCAAACGGCAGCGCTGGGAATCCGACGCGTACGATCATTCGGACGAGAAGATCATCGAGAAGATGGCCGACGCCGTCGCTCGCGGCGCGACCGAAGTGTGCATGCAAGGTGGAATCAATCCCGACATGCCACCGTTCAAGTATCGCGATCTGCTGGTCGCGATGAAGGGCGCGTTTCCCGAGATTCACATCCACGCATTCTCGCCGATGGAAATCATGTACGGCGCCAAGCGCGTGCGGATGGACTATCCGGAGTACATCGCGATGCTGCGCGATCACGGTCTCGGCTCGATTCCGGGCACCGCGGCGGAAATCCTGGATGACGGCGTGCGCGAGATTCTGAGCCACAAAAAAGTCGATGTCGCGGCGTGGGTGGAAATCATCACGACTGCGCATTCGCTCGGCGTGCCGACCACCTCGACCGTGATGTATGGCCATGTCGAGAGTCCGCTGCACGTCGTGAATCATCTCGATTTGCTGCGCACGATCCAGAAAGAAACGCACGGCTTCACCGAATTCGTGCCGCTGCGCTTCATCCATCAGAACACGGTGCTCTTTCGCAAGGGACTCGTCTCGCCGGTCGAGCGCGGCCAACTGGATTTCCAGATGTATGCGTTCTCGCGGCTGTTTCTGCGCGGACAAATCGACAATCTGCAGACCTCGTGGGTGAAGTGCGGAATCGATCTCGCGGCGCTCACGCTGAAAGCCGGATGCAACGATTTCTCGGGCACCCTGATGGAAGAGAGCATCACGGCGCAGGCCGGCGGCGATTCGGGCGAGTTCATCCCGGTCGATGTGTTCGAGGACAAGGCGCGCGAGATGGGCCGCGTCGCGGTCGAGCGCACCACGCTCTACCAGAAACTCTACGGCAAAAAGGCACCCAATGGAGCGCGCCCGATCGCGTCCCCTCCGCTCGCAGCAGATCACCACGCTAGCGGGGGGAGTGGGTGCAGCTAA
- the cofG gene encoding 7,8-didemethyl-8-hydroxy-5-deazariboflavin synthase CofG — MMASAQISRVSGVSRGASIREILDRALAGKRLGDDDATLLIECPDRDLDALMSAAAELRDRGKGRDVTYSRKVFLPVTNLCRDRCTYCTFRKDPGDPGAWTMMPTEIEQWSRRGAELGCKEALMCLGDKPEVAFKSYRETLAGLGVSTTIEYVGRACEIAIDAGLLPHTNAGLMTAAEMRALRPLNASMGLMLENISPRLRTSGGVHQAAPDKDPALRIKMIDEAGALKIPFTTGILLGIGETIAERAKSLTAIRDTHERHGHIQEVIIQNFRAKPEIAMADAPEPDAYDMARAIATARLVLGPSMNVQAPPNLSPNQIELFLNAGINDWGGISPLSKDYVNPEAPWPHIEMLGERCARAGFKLGERLAIYPEYINDEWLDPAIAGRVRTMHRAIQESSVGGEA; from the coding sequence ATGATGGCGTCCGCACAAATCTCGCGCGTCTCCGGCGTCAGCAGAGGCGCATCGATTCGCGAAATTCTCGATCGCGCGCTTGCTGGAAAACGGCTCGGCGACGACGATGCGACCCTGCTGATCGAGTGCCCCGACCGCGACCTCGACGCACTGATGTCCGCCGCCGCCGAACTGCGCGATCGTGGCAAAGGACGCGACGTTACCTACTCGCGCAAGGTCTTCCTGCCGGTGACGAATCTATGCCGCGATCGATGCACTTACTGCACGTTTCGCAAGGATCCCGGCGACCCCGGCGCGTGGACGATGATGCCCACGGAAATCGAGCAGTGGTCGCGCCGCGGCGCTGAGCTTGGATGCAAGGAAGCGCTGATGTGCCTCGGCGACAAGCCCGAAGTGGCGTTCAAGTCGTATCGCGAGACGCTCGCGGGACTCGGCGTCAGCACGACGATCGAATACGTCGGGCGCGCGTGCGAAATCGCGATCGACGCGGGATTGCTGCCGCATACCAACGCCGGCCTCATGACCGCCGCTGAGATGCGGGCGCTGCGACCGCTCAATGCAAGCATGGGCCTGATGCTCGAGAATATTTCGCCGCGGCTGCGGACGAGCGGCGGAGTTCATCAGGCTGCGCCGGACAAGGATCCTGCTCTGCGCATCAAGATGATCGACGAAGCCGGCGCGCTCAAGATCCCGTTCACGACCGGTATATTGCTCGGTATCGGCGAGACGATTGCGGAGCGCGCGAAAAGTCTGACCGCGATTCGCGACACGCACGAGCGCCACGGTCACATCCAGGAAGTTATCATCCAGAATTTCCGCGCCAAGCCGGAAATCGCGATGGCCGACGCGCCCGAGCCCGACGCATACGACATGGCGCGCGCAATCGCGACTGCGCGGCTGGTGCTGGGACCGTCGATGAACGTGCAGGCGCCGCCGAATCTGTCGCCGAATCAAATCGAGTTGTTCCTGAACGCCGGAATCAACGATTGGGGCGGCATCTCGCCACTCAGCAAGGACTACGTGAATCCCGAAGCGCCGTGGCCACATATCGAGATGCTCGGCGAGCGATGCGCGCGCGCGGGATTCAAGCTGGGCGAAAGGCTCGCAATTTATCCTGAATACATCAATGATGAGTGGCTCGACCCCGCGATCGCCGGCCGCGTGCGCACGATGCATCGGGCGATTCAGGAATCGAGCGTCGGAGGCGAAGCGTGA
- a CDS encoding polyprenyl synthetase family protein — MKRAKATQLDSPSTPELLSPARLVEADLIAAEARLVRLLDSNESIIAEICHYLVDAGGKRLRPTFIMLVYRACGGGNQKVDFAIDAAIALELIHSATLLHDDIIDRGLLRRGKPSAFARYGFGPSLIAGDYLFCRAFELCSRFEERLIRTAAEACIHLTEGEVMESRYRHNVAATLNDYISVIDRKTASLFYAGGKVAADLAGAPPRTINAMAKLGTAMGLAFQMVDDMLDILGPEEKIGKPVGSDLRAGIPSLPVVLGFERSAELRKLFQNSTQIEGAVLERALELLRAPEIVADARRLVAEQIALARGIVDDLPASPYREGLATLIDDQTSREV; from the coding sequence GTGAAACGAGCCAAAGCAACCCAACTCGATTCCCCATCGACGCCCGAGCTGCTTAGCCCGGCCCGCCTGGTCGAGGCAGATCTGATCGCCGCGGAAGCGCGCCTCGTGCGCCTGCTCGATTCCAACGAGTCGATCATTGCGGAGATCTGTCATTACCTCGTCGATGCGGGCGGCAAACGACTGCGCCCGACTTTCATCATGCTGGTGTATCGCGCGTGCGGCGGCGGCAATCAGAAAGTTGACTTCGCCATCGATGCGGCGATCGCGCTCGAATTGATCCACTCCGCGACGCTGCTGCACGACGACATCATCGATCGCGGCCTGTTGCGGCGCGGCAAACCTTCAGCGTTCGCGCGTTACGGTTTCGGTCCGTCGCTGATTGCCGGCGATTATTTGTTCTGCCGCGCCTTCGAACTCTGCAGCCGCTTCGAGGAACGCCTGATTCGCACCGCGGCCGAAGCCTGCATCCATCTTACCGAAGGCGAGGTGATGGAGAGCCGCTATCGCCACAACGTCGCCGCGACGCTGAACGATTATATCAGCGTGATCGATCGCAAGACCGCGTCGCTGTTTTACGCGGGCGGCAAAGTTGCGGCAGATCTCGCCGGCGCGCCGCCGCGCACGATCAACGCGATGGCGAAGCTCGGCACCGCGATGGGCCTCGCGTTCCAGATGGTCGATGACATGCTCGACATCCTTGGGCCCGAGGAGAAAATCGGCAAGCCGGTCGGCTCCGACTTGCGCGCGGGCATCCCGTCGCTGCCGGTGGTGCTCGGCTTTGAGCGCAGCGCAGAGCTGCGCAAACTCTTCCAGAACAGCACGCAGATCGAAGGCGCCGTGCTCGAACGCGCGCTTGAGCTGCTGCGAGCGCCGGAGATCGTCGCCGACGCGCGCCGCCTCGTGGCGGAGCAAATCGCGCTCGCGCGCGGTATCGTGGACGACCTGCCGGCATCGCCCTATCGCGAAGGCCTCGCCACCTTGATCGACGACCAAACCTCGCGCGAAGTCTGA
- the cofD gene encoding 2-phospho-L-lactate transferase, with translation MGAAKFIRGLVRRIDPKRLTVVVNTGDDESFYGLHVSPDIDTVTYTLAGVVNPAQGWGLIEETFCVLPALERFYGKPWFGLGDRDLATHLYRTDRMRQGARLTQITAEVARAFKIKSKILPMTDDSVRTFVKLRGLAALPFQEYFVRRRARGVVEKIELRGIEQARPTREVIDAIRNSAATILAPSNPFVSLGPILQLDGVRDAMSKAKSRVAAISPIVGGKTIKGPADKMLRGLGMEVSPLGVARLYRDIVGLFVIDNVDRKFIEPIERLGMRAIATDTIMTTPERAAELASAVLRALEV, from the coding sequence GTGGGTGCAGCTAAGTTCATCCGCGGACTGGTTCGGCGAATCGATCCGAAAAGGCTGACCGTGGTCGTCAATACTGGCGACGACGAAAGCTTTTACGGGCTGCACGTATCGCCGGATATCGACACCGTCACGTACACGCTGGCGGGCGTGGTGAATCCTGCACAGGGCTGGGGTCTGATTGAGGAGACGTTCTGCGTGCTGCCGGCGCTCGAGCGCTTCTACGGCAAGCCGTGGTTCGGCCTTGGCGATCGCGATCTCGCGACGCATCTGTACCGCACCGATCGGATGCGGCAGGGCGCGCGCCTCACGCAAATCACCGCGGAAGTCGCGCGCGCATTCAAAATCAAATCGAAAATTCTGCCGATGACCGACGATTCGGTGCGGACCTTCGTAAAGCTGCGCGGACTCGCCGCCCTGCCCTTCCAGGAATATTTCGTGCGCCGGCGCGCGCGCGGTGTCGTCGAGAAAATCGAGTTGCGCGGAATCGAGCAGGCGCGTCCCACTCGCGAAGTGATCGATGCGATCCGAAATTCCGCGGCGACAATTCTCGCGCCGTCGAATCCGTTCGTGTCGCTCGGTCCGATTCTGCAACTCGACGGCGTACGCGACGCGATGAGCAAAGCCAAATCCCGCGTCGCCGCGATCAGTCCAATCGTCGGCGGCAAAACGATCAAAGGCCCGGCTGACAAGATGCTCCGTGGCCTCGGCATGGAAGTGTCTCCGCTCGGCGTCGCCAGGTTGTATCGCGACATTGTGGGACTGTTCGTGATCGACAACGTTGACCGAAAATTCATTGAGCCGATCGAACGCCTCGGGATGCGCGCGATTGCGACCGACACCATCATGACCACGCCCGAGCGCGCGGCCGAACTCGCGTCGGCGGTTCTGCGTGCGCTCGAGGTGTAG
- a CDS encoding DUF1028 domain-containing protein codes for MSSKDDRVMYRDAIHASAALAHTYSIVARDPDNGQLGVAVQSHYFSVGSVVTWAEAGVGAVASQALSEPAYGKLGLDLMRAGKSAQDTLNGLLASDPMKEIRQVAMIDARGNAAAHTGSITIPEAGHVVGDGFSVQANMMLKSSVWPAMAEAYRGANGPLIDRLLASLDAAESEGGDIRGRQSAAVLIVDGANTGRSWDDTIFDLRVDDAVEPLIEIRRLADVRKAYLHHRLADAAMADGDVAAMDREYENAERLIGDNPEMRYWHAVALLSLGQIEPGLAMLKEIGARDRNWIELTLRLPAMMLRRDPAVLQRIKNLLT; via the coding sequence ATGAGTTCGAAAGATGATCGCGTCATGTATCGAGACGCTATCCACGCGAGCGCGGCGCTGGCCCACACCTATTCAATCGTCGCGCGCGACCCCGACAACGGGCAACTCGGCGTCGCGGTCCAGTCGCATTATTTCTCGGTCGGCTCGGTCGTCACGTGGGCAGAAGCCGGGGTCGGCGCGGTGGCGTCGCAGGCGCTCAGCGAGCCCGCATACGGCAAGCTCGGGCTTGACCTGATGCGCGCCGGCAAGTCGGCCCAAGACACTCTGAACGGCCTGCTCGCATCCGATCCGATGAAGGAAATCCGGCAAGTCGCGATGATCGATGCGCGCGGCAATGCCGCCGCGCATACCGGTTCGATCACGATTCCAGAAGCCGGTCACGTCGTCGGCGATGGATTTTCGGTGCAAGCCAACATGATGCTCAAAAGCAGCGTGTGGCCCGCGATGGCCGAGGCGTATCGCGGCGCGAACGGGCCGCTGATCGATAGACTGCTCGCCTCGCTCGATGCCGCGGAGTCCGAGGGTGGCGATATTCGGGGCCGTCAATCAGCGGCGGTTCTGATCGTCGATGGCGCCAACACTGGCCGTTCATGGGACGACACGATTTTTGATTTGCGCGTCGATGACGCAGTGGAGCCATTGATCGAAATTCGCCGCCTCGCCGATGTCCGCAAAGCATACCTGCACCACCGGCTGGCCGACGCGGCAATGGCCGACGGCGATGTCGCGGCGATGGATCGCGAGTACGAAAACGCCGAGCGCCTGATCGGCGACAATCCCGAGATGCGCTACTGGCACGCGGTCGCGCTGTTGAGCCTCGGGCAAATCGAGCCCGGCCTCGCGATGCTCAAGGAGATCGGCGCTCGCGACCGCAACTGGATCGAGCTGACGCTGCGGCTGCCCGCCATGATGCTGCGGCGCGACCCGGCCGTGCTCCAGCGAATCAAGAATCTGCTGACATAA